GTCACCCCCCACCTCAACTTCCGCGGCCAGGCCCGCGCCGCCCTCGACTTCTACCGCTCGGTCTTCGGCGGCGAGGTCGTCGTCCTCAGCTACGCCGACATGGGCCAGGGCCAGGACCCCGCCACGGCCGACCACGTGGTCTGGGGCCAGGTCTCCTCGCCCGACGGGTTCCGGGTCATGGCCTACGACGTCTACCCCCACCTGCCGCTCGACCCGGGCCAGGGGGCGTTCTTCGTCTCGGTGCGCGGCTCGGACGCGGAGGAGCTGCAGGGCTACTGGGACGGCCTGGCCGAGGGTGCGACGGTCACCGCGCCACTGGCGCCCTCGGCCTGGGCGCCGCTCTACGGGATGCTCACCGACCGGTTCGGGATCACGTGGGTGCTCGACGTCGCGACGGCGTGACGGAATGCACCGGCACCGGTCGGGCGTTGGGACAGGTGATGAGCGACCTCTCCCTCTCCGTCCTCGACCTGGTGCCGGTGCGCACCGACCAGTCGACCTCCGATGCGATCGCCGCCTCGCTGGCCCTGGCCCGCACCGCCGACGCGCTGGGCTACACCCGCTACTGGCTGGCCGAGCACCACAACATGCCGGCCGTGGCGGCGACCAACCCGCCGGTGCTCATCGGCATGGTCGCCTCGGCGACCGAGCGGATCCGGGTCGGCTCGGGCGGCGTGATGCTGCCCAACCACGCGCCGCTGGTCGTGGCCGAGCAGTTCGGGCTGCTCGAGGCGGCCTTCCCGGGCCGCATCGACCTGGGGATCGGCCGCGCGCCGGGCACCGACCCGGTGACGTCGTACGCCCTGCGCCACGGCGCCGGCGGCGTCAGCGACGAGGCCGTGTCCCGCTTCCCGGAGTACGTCGAGAACGTGCTGGCCATGATGGAGCCCGAGGGTGTCGGCGTCTCGGTGGCGGGGCGCACGCACGCGCTCAAGGCCACGCCGGTCGCGCGCTCGGTGCCGACGATCTGGCTGCTCGGCTCCTCCGACTACTCCGCCCGGCTCGCGGCGGAGAAGGGGATGCCCTACGTCTTCGCCCACCACTTCTCCGGGTCCGGCACCGCCGAGGCGCTCGAGCTCTACCGCCAGAGCTTCCGGCCCTCGCCCGAGCTGGCCGAGCCGCGCACCTTCCTGACCGTCAACGCGGTCGTGGCGCCCGACGCCGACGAGGCCGAGCGGCTGGCCCTGCCCAACCTGCTGATGATGCTCTCGCTGCGCACCGGCGCCCCCCTCGGCCCGCAGCTGCTGGTCGAGGAGGCGGAGAAGGTCGAGGTGCCGGACGCGCACCGCCCGCTGCTGGAGGCCATGCGCGCGAAGTGGGTCGTGGGCGACCCCGCGTCGGCCCGCGAGCAGCTCGAGACCCTCGCCACGACGTACGGTGTGGACGAGGTGATGGTCCACCCCGTGGCCGCCGCCCACGTGGGCACCGACCCCACCACGAGCCCGACCCGCGAGGAGACGCTGTCGCTGCTCTCTC
This genomic window from Nocardioides anomalus contains:
- a CDS encoding LLM class flavin-dependent oxidoreductase, yielding MSDLSLSVLDLVPVRTDQSTSDAIAASLALARTADALGYTRYWLAEHHNMPAVAATNPPVLIGMVASATERIRVGSGGVMLPNHAPLVVAEQFGLLEAAFPGRIDLGIGRAPGTDPVTSYALRHGAGGVSDEAVSRFPEYVENVLAMMEPEGVGVSVAGRTHALKATPVARSVPTIWLLGSSDYSARLAAEKGMPYVFAHHFSGSGTAEALELYRQSFRPSPELAEPRTFLTVNAVVAPDADEAERLALPNLLMMLSLRTGAPLGPQLLVEEAEKVEVPDAHRPLLEAMRAKWVVGDPASAREQLETLATTYGVDEVMVHPVAAAHVGTDPTTSPTREETLSLLSRVGDRPLAV
- a CDS encoding VOC family protein, which codes for MTIAVTPHLNFRGQARAALDFYRSVFGGEVVVLSYADMGQGQDPATADHVVWGQVSSPDGFRVMAYDVYPHLPLDPGQGAFFVSVRGSDAEELQGYWDGLAEGATVTAPLAPSAWAPLYGMLTDRFGITWVLDVATA